A genome region from Meleagris gallopavo isolate NT-WF06-2002-E0010 breed Aviagen turkey brand Nicholas breeding stock chromosome 7, Turkey_5.1, whole genome shotgun sequence includes the following:
- the WDSUB1 gene encoding WD repeat, SAM and U-box domain-containing protein 1 isoform X1 codes for MATLIHTLRDHSDDVNCCAFSSSCLATCSLDKSIRIYSLNDFTELPYSPLKGHTYAVHCCCFSPSGHTLASCSTDGATIVWDARDGRMLAVLEQPTGSPVRVCRFSPESSYLVSGAADGSVVLWNMHSMKIYRSGNVKDGSLVACAFSPCGNFFVTGSSCGDLTVWDDKMRCLCNEKAHDLGVTCCDISSHPVSDGEHASGYFQMASCGQDNKIKVWFILFADFLGGELRYKCTLSGHSAPVLACAFSYDGQMLVSGSVDKYVIIYETNTGNILHTLSQHTRYVTTCAFAPHSLLLATGSMDKAVHVWQLDNRQPCAGNAIESNSKIRTAENWSEDDVSAWLCAQGFAELVGLFKVNNIDGKELLNLTRESLTNELKIESLGLRSKILQKIKELRIKTVSVSIAVPDEFLCPITRELMKDPVIAADGYSYEKEAIENWISNKRRSSPMTNLPLPSLVLTPNRTLKMAISRWLETQQKCGETTSF; via the exons ATGGCGACACTAATTCACACTTTAAGAGATCATAGTGATGATGTCAACTGCTGTGCCTTCTCATCGTCGTGCTTGGCTACTTGTTCCTTGGACAAATCAATTCGTATTTACTCCTTAAATGACTTCACTGAGCTCCCGTACTCACCTTTGAAAGGTCATACATACGCTgtccactgctgctgcttctctccgTCAGGACACACTTTGGCTTCGTGTTCCACGGACGGTGCTACCATCGTTTGGGACGCTCGTGATGGTCGgatgctggcagtgctggagcagcccaCTGGCAGTCCAGTCAGAGTCTGCCGCTTTTCTCCTGAGTCCTCTTATCTGGTGTCAGGTGCAGCTGATGGAAGCGTTGTTCTTTGGAACATGCACTCAATGAAAATCTACAG ATCTGGAAATGTTAAAGATGGTTCTTTGGTGGCCTGTGCtttttctccatgtggaaattTCTTTGTCACTGGATCATCATGTGGTGATTTGACTGTTTGGGATGATAAAATGAGATGTCTGTGTAATGAAAAAGCACATGATCTTGGCGTTACCTGCTGTGATATTTCTTCACATCCAGTTTCTG aTGGTGAACATGCGTCCGGATACTTCCAGATGGCTTCTTGTGGTCAAGATAATAAGATCAAAGtctggtttattttgtttgcagacTTCTTAG gTGGTGAATTAAGATATAAATGCACATTGAGTGGACATTCTGCCCCAGTTCTGGCTTGTGCGTTTTCTTATGATGGGCAGATGTTAGTCTCAGG gtctgTGGACAAGTATGTCATAATATATGAGACT AATACTGGAAATATCCTTCATACTTTGTCTCAGCATACCAG gTATGTCACAACTTGTGCCTTTGCACCACATAGTCTCTTACTTGCCACGGGTTCAATGGACAAAGCTGTGCACGTGTGGCAACTGGACAATAGGCAGCCCTGTGCAG gaaacGCTATAGAAAGTAACTCTAAGATTAGAACTGCTGAGAACTGGTCAGAGGATGATGTTTCAGCCTGGCTTTGTGCACAGGGCTTCGCAGAACTTGTTGGGCTTTTCAAAGTAAATAACATCGATGGGAAAGAACTCCTGAATCTTACAAGAGAAAGTCTGActaatgaattaaaaattg AGTCTCTTGGCCTGCGCAGTAAAATCCTCCAAAAGATCAAAGAGCTGAGGATAAAAACGGTCTCTGTTTCCATTGCTGTTCCTGATGAATTCTTATGCCCTATAACACGGGAGCTCATGAAGGATCCTGTCATTGCAGCAG ATGGGTATTCCTATGAAAAGGAGGCAATAGAAAACTGGATCAGCAATAAGAGACGATCTAGTCCCATGACAAATCTTCCTCTTCCCAGTCTTGTGCTTACACCCAACAGGACACTGAAAATGGCCATCAGTCGTTGGCTGGAGACTCAGCAGAAATGTGGTGAAACCACTTCGTTTTGA
- the WDSUB1 gene encoding WD repeat, SAM and U-box domain-containing protein 1 isoform X3 has product MASCGQDNKIKVWFILFADFLGGELRYKCTLSGHSAPVLACAFSYDGQMLVSGSVDKYVIIYETNTGNILHTLSQHTRYVTTCAFAPHSLLLATGSMDKAVHVWQLDNRQPCAGNAIESNSKIRTAENWSEDDVSAWLCAQGFAELVGLFKVNNIDGKELLNLTRESLTNELKIESLGLRSKILQKIKELRIKTVSVSIAVPDEFLCPITRELMKDPVIAADGYSYEKEAIENWISNKRRSSPMTNLPLPSLVLTPNRTLKMAISRWLETQQKCGETTSF; this is encoded by the exons ATGGCTTCTTGTGGTCAAGATAATAAGATCAAAGtctggtttattttgtttgcagacTTCTTAG gTGGTGAATTAAGATATAAATGCACATTGAGTGGACATTCTGCCCCAGTTCTGGCTTGTGCGTTTTCTTATGATGGGCAGATGTTAGTCTCAGG gtctgTGGACAAGTATGTCATAATATATGAGACT AATACTGGAAATATCCTTCATACTTTGTCTCAGCATACCAG gTATGTCACAACTTGTGCCTTTGCACCACATAGTCTCTTACTTGCCACGGGTTCAATGGACAAAGCTGTGCACGTGTGGCAACTGGACAATAGGCAGCCCTGTGCAG gaaacGCTATAGAAAGTAACTCTAAGATTAGAACTGCTGAGAACTGGTCAGAGGATGATGTTTCAGCCTGGCTTTGTGCACAGGGCTTCGCAGAACTTGTTGGGCTTTTCAAAGTAAATAACATCGATGGGAAAGAACTCCTGAATCTTACAAGAGAAAGTCTGActaatgaattaaaaattg AGTCTCTTGGCCTGCGCAGTAAAATCCTCCAAAAGATCAAAGAGCTGAGGATAAAAACGGTCTCTGTTTCCATTGCTGTTCCTGATGAATTCTTATGCCCTATAACACGGGAGCTCATGAAGGATCCTGTCATTGCAGCAG ATGGGTATTCCTATGAAAAGGAGGCAATAGAAAACTGGATCAGCAATAAGAGACGATCTAGTCCCATGACAAATCTTCCTCTTCCCAGTCTTGTGCTTACACCCAACAGGACACTGAAAATGGCCATCAGTCGTTGGCTGGAGACTCAGCAGAAATGTGGTGAAACCACTTCGTTTTGA
- the WDSUB1 gene encoding WD repeat, SAM and U-box domain-containing protein 1 isoform X2, which produces MLAVLEQPTGSPVRVCRFSPESSYLVSGAADGSVVLWNMHSMKIYRSGNVKDGSLVACAFSPCGNFFVTGSSCGDLTVWDDKMRCLCNEKAHDLGVTCCDISSHPVSDGEHASGYFQMASCGQDNKIKVWFILFADFLGGELRYKCTLSGHSAPVLACAFSYDGQMLVSGSVDKYVIIYETNTGNILHTLSQHTRYVTTCAFAPHSLLLATGSMDKAVHVWQLDNRQPCAGNAIESNSKIRTAENWSEDDVSAWLCAQGFAELVGLFKVNNIDGKELLNLTRESLTNELKIESLGLRSKILQKIKELRIKTVSVSIAVPDEFLCPITRELMKDPVIAADGYSYEKEAIENWISNKRRSSPMTNLPLPSLVLTPNRTLKMAISRWLETQQKCGETTSF; this is translated from the exons atgctggcagtgctggagcagcccaCTGGCAGTCCAGTCAGAGTCTGCCGCTTTTCTCCTGAGTCCTCTTATCTGGTGTCAGGTGCAGCTGATGGAAGCGTTGTTCTTTGGAACATGCACTCAATGAAAATCTACAG ATCTGGAAATGTTAAAGATGGTTCTTTGGTGGCCTGTGCtttttctccatgtggaaattTCTTTGTCACTGGATCATCATGTGGTGATTTGACTGTTTGGGATGATAAAATGAGATGTCTGTGTAATGAAAAAGCACATGATCTTGGCGTTACCTGCTGTGATATTTCTTCACATCCAGTTTCTG aTGGTGAACATGCGTCCGGATACTTCCAGATGGCTTCTTGTGGTCAAGATAATAAGATCAAAGtctggtttattttgtttgcagacTTCTTAG gTGGTGAATTAAGATATAAATGCACATTGAGTGGACATTCTGCCCCAGTTCTGGCTTGTGCGTTTTCTTATGATGGGCAGATGTTAGTCTCAGG gtctgTGGACAAGTATGTCATAATATATGAGACT AATACTGGAAATATCCTTCATACTTTGTCTCAGCATACCAG gTATGTCACAACTTGTGCCTTTGCACCACATAGTCTCTTACTTGCCACGGGTTCAATGGACAAAGCTGTGCACGTGTGGCAACTGGACAATAGGCAGCCCTGTGCAG gaaacGCTATAGAAAGTAACTCTAAGATTAGAACTGCTGAGAACTGGTCAGAGGATGATGTTTCAGCCTGGCTTTGTGCACAGGGCTTCGCAGAACTTGTTGGGCTTTTCAAAGTAAATAACATCGATGGGAAAGAACTCCTGAATCTTACAAGAGAAAGTCTGActaatgaattaaaaattg AGTCTCTTGGCCTGCGCAGTAAAATCCTCCAAAAGATCAAAGAGCTGAGGATAAAAACGGTCTCTGTTTCCATTGCTGTTCCTGATGAATTCTTATGCCCTATAACACGGGAGCTCATGAAGGATCCTGTCATTGCAGCAG ATGGGTATTCCTATGAAAAGGAGGCAATAGAAAACTGGATCAGCAATAAGAGACGATCTAGTCCCATGACAAATCTTCCTCTTCCCAGTCTTGTGCTTACACCCAACAGGACACTGAAAATGGCCATCAGTCGTTGGCTGGAGACTCAGCAGAAATGTGGTGAAACCACTTCGTTTTGA